The sequence below is a genomic window from Sinorhizobium terangae.
CCATTGCTCGATGGAAGGCGGAGTCGTCCACCAAGTACGAGTACTCTTGCGAGCCGATTGCCGCCGAGGAGGAGGGGGGAAAGATCATCGTCACCGCGCACCTGACTGGTAACTTCCCCGGCAGCCCGGTCGACCTTCGTTACGCCTTCGTACTTGCGGGCGATGCGATCGCGCACCTGGAGATCGCCTGATGAACTTCGATCTAGGTCTTGAGGGCCAGCGTGCATTGGTGACGGGCGGCACAAAGGGTACGGGTGCGGCGGTGTTCAGGCTTTGCTGGCCGCGGGCGCGCGGGTCGCGACAACTGCCAGGACCGTGCCCGAACCCAAGGCGGAGGGTCCCCATTATATAGCTGCCGATCTCATGGCTGCCGAGGGCTGTGCGAAGGTCGCCGATGAGGTGCTGGCCCATTTTGGCGGCATCGACATCGTCGTCAACGTGCTTGGCGGGTCCAGCGCGCCGGCCGGTGGCTTTGCTGCGCTGAGCGACGAGGAATGGCTGAAGGAACTGAACCACAATCTGATGCCCGCGGTTCGGCTCGACCGGGCACTTCTGCCGGCAATGATAGCGCGGGGATCTGGTGTTATCATTCACGTGACGTCGATACAGCACGAGTTGCCGCTGCCGGAATCGACGACCGCCTACGCCGCGGCCAAGGCCGCACTCTCGACCTACAGCAAAAGCCTCTCAAAGGAAGTGACCCCAAAGGGGATCAGGGTGGTCCGTGTGTCGCCGGGCTGGATCGAAACCGATGCGGCCGTGGCGCTTGCCGAACGGCTCGCGAAGGAAGCGGGTACCGACTACGAGGGTGGCAAAAAGATCATCATGGGTGCGCTTGGCGGTATACCGCTCGGGCGGCCGACGAAACCGAAAGAGGTTGCTGATCTTGTAACGTTCCTTGCATCATCGCGTGCGGGGGCGATCACCGGCACCGAATATGTCATCGACGGTGGCATGGTACCTACCGCTTAAAACCACTCGTTCAGATAATAAGGAGTGCGGCAGGGGATTCCGCGTAGGTGTTCGTCGACACTTGGACGCGCCTTGCCCAAAGCTATTGTCGAGCCGATCAAGCTTCCAATGAGAGGCCATGTCGAATGTTTGCCGTCTAGGTTGAGAACCCCAGCAGGGAATATCCGCTGAGGGCGCTTTGTATTGGCGAGCAGCCCTGCCCCATAGGTCCGGATGACTTGCTACGAGGTCAAAGTCTCGCATGCGAGCTTGAACCGGCACGATCTCTTTACCCTCCAGGGGATCACGCACCACCCAGATCCTCTTTGGTTCCCGATCATTCTGGGCAATGACGGCGCCGGCACGCTGAATGACGGGACACCGGTTGCCATCTATCCGACGGTCGGCAGGGACGATTGGCGAGACAACGAGACGCTGGACCCCCACTGGCACATCTTCAGCGAATTTCTGCCAGGAACCTTTGCCGATTACATCGCCATTCCACGACGCAATGCGCATGTCAATGGAGGTCGCTTCCATTCTTTGCACAGCCTGGCTTATGGCGTATCGAGCCCTTTTCG
It includes:
- a CDS encoding nuclear transport factor 2 family protein, whose translation is MPLKLPKPVADYFAADAKDGSAVANRFTPDAVVIDERQTYTGRKAIARWKAESSTKYEYSCEPIAAEEEGGKIIVTAHLTGNFPGSPVDLRYAFVLAGDAIAHLEIA